In a single window of the Pongo abelii isolate AG06213 chromosome 1, NHGRI_mPonAbe1-v2.0_pri, whole genome shotgun sequence genome:
- the MIR9-1HG gene encoding uncharacterized protein MIR9-1HG isoform X4 encodes MELGREDGERRKEGETRNGGPQKKCKVEHRSRSGKEASALGLVPRLLRGLWVIRKVLEESEWGNISMRRERVRCGQAVSSASLRVSLGPVKGDCVLEVMLHLLSSAQHSGFHLCNSGKTAPAQRPLTASSTKTTGPSQAQSSLTCMENFMLFSQSFPLAFCSSVTSMIICSWFHSFSPPDGSVP; translated from the coding sequence ATGGAATTAGGAAGAGAGgatggagagagaaggaaggagggagagaccAGGAATGGCGGCCCCCAGAAGAAATGTAAGGTTGAGCACAGGAGCAGGAGTGGTAAAGAGGCCTCAGCACTGGGCTTAGTTCCCAGACTACTTAGAGGACTGTGGGTAATAAGAAAAGTACTGGAGGAATCAGAATGGGGGAATATCAGcatgaggagagagagagtaagaTGTGGCCAGGCAGTATCATCTGCTAGTTTGAGGGTCTCTCTGGGGCCTGTGAAAGGTGACTGTGTACTTGAAGTGATGCTCCACCTTCTCTCCTCAGCCCAGCACTCTGGTTTCCATCTTTGTAACTCTGGTAAAACTGCACCCGCTCAGAGGCCACTCACAGCCTCCTCAACAAAGACCACTGGCCCTTCCCAAGCCCAGTCCTCCTTGACCTGTATGGAAAATTTTATGCTATTTTCTCAGTCTTTTCCTTTGGCCTTCTGTTCTTCTGTTACATCCATGATCATCTGTTCTTGGTTCCATTCATTCAGTCCTCCGGATGGATCAGTTCCTTAA